From a region of the Vanrija pseudolonga chromosome 2, complete sequence genome:
- the TGL2_0 gene encoding Lipase 2, which translates to MLSDALGSSLDLPTPASSPSKGDLSSPDLRHSTSSNPSPSLDPISPPPRAHHAPHPPQHLRPALRPRLVSQLTRATLPTASLTYASAEDTPPRHQQRSVSYHVGQSSSSNQRQRSVSFTTATGTFTTGALSSSPTGERLSNRDLIAASIEHAFPDLDPTTGLPLDQSPSRRRRRSSVMSDASLPSLHIQRTITDLNRQPTSPTLERPGPSFPLMGGLALPKLPPLPPILKGSRSSGEISGQKRDLSTTASSSIDWTSWKPGWWNKNKDQVDPMLSEEDQAGTVAEEQKKHQLKYKTPKDPLIFCHGLLGFDILGPAGFTPLQISHWRGIREVLEANGVEVLICRVPATSSIAERAATLNDLIAEKYTGRTVNLIGHSMGGLDCRYLISMINPHRFQVASLTTISTPHRGSPFADYVIDDVIGRERLPQLIGMMESLQLPNQGDGAAFAALRTNAMKEFNTQVVDDPNVMYYSWGASFEPGLFDTFRWPHSVIMAKEGPNDGMVSVHSARWGEYRGTLNGVNHLDLVGWVNQVRYILSDWSGNPITFKPATFYLEISNFLAEQGF; encoded by the exons ATGCTGAGCGACGCGCTCGGGTCGTCACTCGACCTCCCGACACCGGCCTCGTCCCCGAGTAAGGGAGACCTGTCGTCGCCCGACCTCCGCCACTCCACGTCGTCGAACCCCAGCCCCTCGCTCGACCCCATATCCCCGCCACCAAGGGCACACCATGCCCCTCACCCCCCGCAGCATTTGCGCccggcgctgcggccgcgTCTCGTATCCCAGCTCACGCGagcgacgctgccgacggcgagttTGACTTACGCTAGCGCAGAGGACACACCGCCGAGACACCAGCAGCGCTCAGTCAGCTATCATGTGGGccagagcagcagctcgaaTCAGCGCCAGAGATCGGTGTCGTTCACGACTGCGACTGGAACGTTCACCACTGGGGCGTtgtcgtcatcgccgacgGGGGAGCGGCTCTCCAACAGGGACTTGATAGCCGCGAGCATCGAGCACGCGTTCCCTGACCTCGATCCGACGACCGGCTTACCGCTGGACCAGTCGCCGAGCCGAAGGAGGCGAAGAAGTAGCGTCATGTCGGATGCGTCGTTACCCAGCCTGCACATCCAGCGGACCATCACAGATCTGAACCGCCAGCCGACGTCTCCGACGTTGGAGCGGCCCGGTCCGTCGTTCCCCCTCATGGGCGGACTCGCCCTGCCAAAGTTgccaccactgccgccaATATTGAAAGGGTCACGGTCGTCGGGCGAGATTTCGGGTCAGAAGCGCGACCTGAGCACCACTGCATCGTCCAGTATCGACTGGACGTCATGGAAACCCGGATGGTGGAACAAGAACAAGGACCAGGTCGACCCGATGCTCAGTGAGGAGGACCAGGCAGGCAcagtcgccgaggagcagaagAAGCACCAGCTCAAGTACAAGACGCCAAAGGACCCCCTCATCTTCTGCCACGGTCTTCTTGGGTTCGACATCCTCGGGCCCGCGGGCTTCACGCCACTCCAAATCTCCCACTGGCGCGGCATCCGTGAGGTGCTTGAAGcgaacggcgtcgaggtgctcaTCTGTCGTGTGCCTGCAACATCGTCGATCGCGGAGCGTGCAGCGACCCTCAACGACTTGATTGCGGAGAAGTACACTGGGCGGACGGTCAACCTCATCGGGCACAGCATG GGCGGCCTCGACTGCCGCTATCTCATCTCCATGATCAACCCGCACCGTTTCCAAGTCGCCTCACTCACCACCATCTCGACCCCACACCGCGGCTCCCCATTCGCAGACTACGTTATCGACGATGTCAttgggcgcgagcgcctcccGCAGCTGATTGGGATGATGGAATCGCTCCAGCTCCCAAACCAGGGCGATGGCGCGGCGTTCGCAGCACTGCGTACCAACGCAATGAAAGAGTTCAACACGCAAGTGGTGGATGACCCCAACGTCATGTACTACTCGTGGGGTGCGAGCTTTGAACCGGGCCTGTTTGACACGTTCCGCTGGCCGCACAGTGTCATCATGGCAAAGGAGGGCCCGAACGACGGCATGGTGTCGGTCCActcggcgcggtggggcGAGTACCGCGGTACGCTGAACGGCGTCAACCATCTGGACCT GGTGGGCTGGGTCAACCAGGTGCGCTACATCCTGTCCGACTGGTCAGGCAACCCAATCACTTTCAAGCCCGCGACGTTCTACCTGGAGATC TCTAATTTCCTGGCCGAGCAGGGCTTCTAG
- the Anapc5 gene encoding Anaphase-promoting complex subunit 5 produces MASPNQRSVHLPISRPAPMGKVPDPSVSLHLALAWLLIRATPANDQGVILNIYSMSFVAAILDVIAQEAFEVNPAPGTYATLRATTDALIAREAATVARTNARRRARGQAVSADQEQAELEESWLGAFSSNFEDINNGCSFIDTIEREIRNRISEDSEETLEGVEPLERRSPLGLFFRSMLVSLRRMSFDETAVLSAQVAEWCGIKLGEGSHVPIAWSLLRSAATSDPKSSPALSSVIDHQAAMASGDYSLALTSLMRFYDYQMPSSGRAMHQYALLNLASFHYSTGGLDSAALALRDAIRLARSQNDHVCLQECVSLMYRLSMETEAAAWPGLEVPKVQKDALPPRRLKKAGAPMDELWSIKAAVDLGEPIPVVFRRVYVALGQHHASTPPPSAEKNENPLRTGPSGQLNTPAWHVAQAGLWSLLGSDSLADTHETMALASPDLENETRMAVIYARAERAALRGQFDEALASLLDLGTVQGLVLPEYHVWARTVWAILEREARLRQDVDAQAIIDGLRPPTTSAERLGPGGPLREHFDAAARAEPSTRGVVFAHGEVTDSLRQARKMLDANVPPHVALPRVLSALHLASGLGLWPLYRSGTVTLGEVLLAMESLGMAAKADAEVATVWDALVVSGDDEAIARGAYVRARAHAAAALGDEGESESFSTSAGRALQYAHTATVHADAVGLRAVKRGAAAVKAMLMELDGQQPDMSAWAAADKDLPRLSDKVRRAGEVVRLVGVRVAEGWS; encoded by the exons ATGGCGTCGCCAAACCAGCGGTCGGTACACTTGCCTATAtcgcgcccagcgccgatGGGCAAGGTGCCCGACCCGTCCGTCTCGCTGCATCTCGCGTTGGCGTGGCTGCTGATTCGCGCAACGCCGGCAAACGACCAAGGCGTCATCCTCAATATCTACTCCATGTCCTTTGTCGCGGCGATCCTGGATGTGATTGCGCAGGAGGCTTTCGAG GTCAACCCCGCACCGGGGACGTACGCGACACTTCGGGCAACGACGGACGCCCTCATcgcccgcgaggccgcgaCTGTAGCTCGCACGAACGccaggcggcgcgctcgtggaCAGGCTGTCTCGGCAGACCAGGAGCAGGCCGAGTTGGAGGAGAGCTGGCTCGGCGCGTTT TCGAGCAATTTTGAGGACATCAACAATGGGTGCTCGTTCATTGACA CTATTGAGCGCGAAATCCGCAATAGGATAAGCGAGGACAGTGAGGAGACCTTAGAAGGCGTCGAGCCACTGgagcgccgctcgcccctcGGCCTCTTCTTCCGCAGCATGCTCGTCTCCCTACGGCGCATGTCGTTTGATGAGACGGCCGTGCTCTCGGCCCAAGTCGCCGAGTGGTGTGGTatcaagctcggcgaggggTCACATGTGCCTATTGCCTGGTCACTGCTACgttcggcagcgacgagcgatCCAAAGTCAAGCCCCGCGCTGTCTTCTGTCATCGA CCACCAagcggcgatggcgtcggGCGACTACTCGCTCGCTCTGACCTCGCTCATGCGATTCTACGACTACCAGATGCCGTCGTCAGGCCGCGCAATGCACCAGTACGCGCTGCTCAACCTCGCGTCATTCCACTACTCGACTGGCGGGCTCGACTCGGCAGCCCTCGCACTCCGCGACGCTATCCGGCTCGCGCGCTCACAGAACGACCACGTCTGTCTCCAGGAGTGTGTCAGTCTGATGTACCGCCTCAGTATGGAAACCGAGGCGGCCGCATGGCCAGGGCTCGAGGTGCCCAAGGTGCAGAAGGACGCGCTGCCTCCACGCCGGCTGAAGAAGGCAGGTGCGCCTATGGACGAGCTGTGGTCGATCAAGGCGGCTgtggacctcggcgagccaATACCTGTCGTCTTTCGGCGCGTGTACGTCGCACTTGGGCAACACCATGCGTCTACTCCACCGCCAAGCGCGGAGAAGAACGAGAACCCGCTGCGTACCGGGCCGAGCGGTCAGCTCAATACGCCAGCGTGGCATGTGGCGCAGGCTGGCCTGTGGTCTCTGCTTG GCTCTGACTCCCTGGCCGACACGCACGAGACGATGGCGCTGGCATCGCCTGACCTGGAGAACGAGACACGCATGGCGGTGATCTATGCACGGGCAGAGAGG GCCGCGTTGAGAGGACAGTTTGACGAGGCTCTTGCGAGCCTACTCGACCTGGGCACAGTGCAGGGCCTAGTTCTTCCAGAGTACCACGTCTGGGCACGCACGGTATGGGCAAtcctggagcgcgaggcacGCCTGCGACAGGATGTGGACGCGCAGGCCATCATCGACGGGTTACGGCCGCCAACTACCTCTGCCGAGCGGCTCGGGCCCGGCGGTCCCCTCCGAGAGCACTttgacgcggcggcgcgcgccgagccatCGACACGCGGCGTCGTGTTCGCGCACGGCGAGGTGACCGATTCTCTGCGGCAAGCGCGCAAGATGCTCGACGCAAACGTCCCGCCACACGTGGCACTCCCGCGCGTGCTGTCCGCGCTGCATCTCGCCTCGGGGCTCGGTCTGTGGCCGCTCTACCGCTCGGGCACAGTGACACTGGGCGAGGTCCTGCTCGCGATGGAGAGCCTAGGCAtggcggccaaggcggacgccgaggtggcgacCGTGTGGGACGCGCTCGTAGTGAGCGGGGACGATGAGGCTatcgcgcgcggcgcctacgtgcgcgcgcgggcgcatgccgccgctgcactaggcgacgagggggaaAGCGAGTCATtcagcaccagcgccgggCGCGCACTGCAGTATGCGCACACGGCGACAGTGCATGCCGATGCGgtcggcctgcgcgccgtcaaGCGCGGTGCTGCGGCCGTCAAGGCCATGCTCATGGAGCTCGACGGTCAGCAACCCGACATGAGCGCGTGGGCTGCGGCAGACAAGGACCTGCCCCGCCTCAGCGACAaggtgcggcgtgcgggcgaggtcgtgcgcctcgtcggcgtgcgcgtcgccgagggctgGAGCTAG
- the DNM1 gene encoding Dynamin-related protein DNM1: MDGDLIALVNKLQDTFNAIGGEAVDLPQIVVVGSQSSGKSSVLETIVGHDFLPRGSGIVTRRPLVLQLIHTQSSTTGSTGASNAAAAGQLSAASSSNSVRRSPRVDTLDHDGYLPDLSAGHGGPYRPAGRSMGGATGIDYAEFLHINRRFTDFDEVRKEIEAETFRVAGQNKGVSKLPINLKIYGPGVLNLTLVDLPGLTKVPVGDQPTDIERQIKNLVLDYITKPNAVILAVSPANVDLANSDALKLARTVDPRGLRTLGVLTKLDLMDAGTNALDVLTGRTYPLKLGFIGVVNRSQQDINLDLPLDDARRKEEDFFQNHPVYRNISHRCGTKYLAKTLNSVLMNHIREKLPDMKARLNTLMGQTQQELNAFGDATFLGEQHRQGSLILKLMTEFARDFVASIEGTSLDISTKELCGGARIYYIFNDVFGHALQSVDPTENLTLADIRTAIRNSTGPRPSMFVPEVAFDLLVKPQIKLLEPPSLRCVELVYEELMKICHNCTSPELQRFPRLHTQLVEVISELLRERLGPTSDYVSSLIAIQAAYINTNHPDFQAGSAAIAQGGAQPLPPQKVPSLAGSADDDESSSEDSGSVAPNGTLNHRSSTTSVPETRGAKLLAEPKTKHNRAVSTGASAATTPQPNIIPGAPTTHQGSPNNAKETFLNYFFGGPNGGMPVQSSSAPGSSHGHRALDARASPQGYAPRDILPDLGSGRRNGGGPSGLDAGTAAYDMKSLGKHLETEQLINLTPRESMEANLIRSLIASYFGIVRQTIQDLIPKAIMHLLVNFSRDAVQQRLVTSLYKPDLFAELLHEDEALVTERTRVKALLDAYKEAFRVLSEVSLKSS, translated from the exons ATGGACGGGGACCTGATCGCGCTTGTCAACAAGCTCCAGGACACATTCAACGCCattggcggcgaggcagtCGACCTGCCCCAGATTGTTGTCGTCGGCTCGCAGTCGTCTGGCAAGTCGTCGGTTCTCGAGACTATCGTCGGCCACGACTTCCTTCCTCGCGGCTCTGGCATTGTCACCCGCCGTCCTCTAGTGCTCCAGCTCATTCACACCCAGTCATCtacgacgggctcgacgggTGCGTCTAATGCTGCGGCCGCGGGACAgctctcggccgcgtccAGCAGCAATTCGGTCCGCCGCTCCCCTCGTGTTGACACTCTAGACCACGACGGATACCTCCCCGACCTGTCTGCCGGCCATGGCGGTCCATACAGGCCCGCAGGCAGGTCCATGGGCGGCGCTACTGGCATCGACTACGCCGAGTTTCTGCACATCAACCGCCGCTTCACCGACTTTGACGAGGTCCGCAAGGAGATTGAGGCTGAGACCTTCCGTGTCGCGGGTCAAAACAAG GGCGTCTCCAAGCTGCCCATCAACCTCAAGATCTACGGACCGGGTGTCTTGAACCTCACGCTCGTCGACTTGCCTGGTCTGACCAAGGTTCCTGTTGGAGACCAGCCCACCGACATTGAGCGGCAAATTAAGAACCTTGTGCTCGACTACATCACCAAGCCCAACGC CGTTATCCTTGCCGTCTCGCCCGCCAACGTCGACCTGGCCAACTCTGATGCGCTCAAGCTTGCGCGTACCGTTGACCCCAGGGGTCTCCGCACGCTCGGTGTCCTCACCAAGCTCGATCTCATGGACGCTGGTACCAACGCATTGGATGTGCTCACTGGGCGCACCTACCCGCTCAAGCTGGGCTTCATCGGTGTGGTCAACCGCTCCCAGCAGGACATCAACCTCGACTTGCCGCTGGACGATGCTCGtcgcaaggaggaggacttCTTCCAGAACCACCCAGTTTACCGGAACATCTCGCATCGCTGCGGCACAAAGTACCTCGCCAAAACGCTCAACTCT GTTCTGATGAACCATATCCGCGAGAAGCTGCCCGACATGAAGGCGCGCCTCAACACGCTCATGGGCCAGACTCAGCAGGAGCTCAACGCGTTTGGTGACGCCACGTTCCTCGGAGAGCAGCACAGA CAGGGCTCGTTGATCCTCAAGTTGATGACCGAGTTTGCCCGTGACTTTGTGGCGTCGATTGAGGGTACATCGCTTGACATCTCCACCAAGGAGCTTTGCGGTGGCGCGCGTATCTACTACATCTTCAACGATGTCTTTGGCCACGCGCTCCAGTCGGTCGATCCCACCGAGAACctgacgctcgccgacaTCCGCACTGCCATTCGCAACTCGACCGGCCCTCGTCCTTCCATGTTTGTCCCTGAGGTGGCGTTTGACCTCCTTGTCAAGCCTCAGatcaagctcctcgagccgCCCAGTCTGCGGTGTGTCGAGCTTGTCTATGAGGAGCTCATGAAGATTTGCCACAACTGCACGTCTCCCGAACTCCAGCGCTTCCCTCGCCTCCACActcagctcgtcgaggttaTCTCTGAGCTGCTCCGCGAGCGCTTAGGCCCTACGTCCGACTACGTGTCGAGCCTCATCGCCATCCAGGCGGCCTACATCAACACCAACCACCCCGACTTCCAGGCTGGATCCGCCGCCATTGCTCAGGGTGGTGCCCAGCCCCTACCCCCTCAAAAGGTGCCATCTCTGGCCGGATCTGctgatgacgacgagtcgtCTTCGGAGGACTCTGGTTCAGTTGCGCCCAACGGCACTCTGAACCACCGGTCATCAACAACGTCTGTTCCGGAGACGCGTGGCGCCAAGCTtctcgccgagcccaagaCAAAACACAACCGTGCAGTGTCGACAGGTGCTAGCGCTGCCACCACGCCGCAGCCCAACATCATCCCCGGGGCACCGACGACCCACCAGGGATCGCCAAACAACGCCAAGGAGACGTTCCTCAACTACTTCTTTGGCGGACCGAACGGAGGCATGCCTGTgcagtcgagctcggcaccggGCTCGAGCCACGGCCACCgggcgctcgacgcccgcgctTCCCCACAGGGCTACGCTCCTCGGGATATTCTTCCCGACCTCGGATCGGGCCGTCGAAACGGGGGCGGCCCAAGTGGCTTGGACGCCGGTACCGCTGCTTACGACATGAAGTCGCTCGGCAAGCACCTTGAGACCGAGCAGCTTATCAACCTGACGCCAAGAGAATCAATGGAGGCCAACCTGATCCGCTCGCTGATTGCGTCCTACTTTGGCATTGTCCGCCAGACGATCCAGGACCTGATCCCCAAGGCCATCATGCACCTCTTG GTCAACTTCTCGCGTGACGCAGTTCAGCAGAGGCTGGTGACGTCTCTGTACAAGCCCGACTTGTTTGCCGAGTTGTTgcacgaggacgaggcgctcgttACCGAGCGAACGCGTGTCAAGGCGCTGCTGGACGCATACAAGGAGGCGTTCCGTGTCCTTTCCGAGGTGTCGCTCAAGAGCTCGTAA